A single region of the Rhodoligotrophos defluvii genome encodes:
- a CDS encoding TRAP transporter large permease, protein MTNLDIGLSGLGVLVAMIALRVPIGVALLSVSFVGIWLVAGDRAAWGLLRGIPYSFAANWTLSSVPMFLLMGFICYHAGITKGLFNAARLWLSRLPGGLAVSAVFGAAGFAAVTGSSVACAAAMGRIAVPEMIRYRYDPALATGTVAAAGTIGALIPPSILLIIYGLFAQTPISHLFVGGFSAGILTLLGYVLVIMVRAKLNPALAPPLEERPSFREKVYVLRDVWPVALLIIGVFGGLLSGLFTATEAGGVGAALAIIIGLARRSLSYAGIKNSVVETIVTSAAIFFISIGASMLTRFLAFSGVGAFLTDLIVGLGLDHFLLMLGISILYLLLGMFLEPIGAMLLTLPVVLPIIQAADLNLIWFGVVLVKFLEIGMITPPIGLNVFVIKGVVGNLASTTNIFRGIMWFLCADLVIIVILMVFPDIILFLPSLLNR, encoded by the coding sequence ATGACGAACCTGGACATCGGCCTTTCCGGCCTGGGCGTACTCGTCGCCATGATTGCGCTGCGGGTGCCGATCGGCGTGGCGCTCCTTAGCGTGTCCTTCGTTGGAATTTGGCTTGTGGCAGGAGACCGGGCGGCGTGGGGGCTGCTGCGCGGCATTCCCTACAGCTTCGCGGCGAACTGGACTCTCAGTTCGGTGCCGATGTTCCTGCTCATGGGGTTCATCTGCTACCACGCAGGGATCACGAAGGGTCTTTTCAACGCAGCCCGCCTGTGGCTGTCGCGACTGCCCGGAGGGTTGGCCGTCTCCGCCGTTTTCGGCGCGGCGGGATTTGCCGCTGTGACCGGATCGTCGGTTGCGTGTGCGGCCGCGATGGGCCGCATCGCGGTGCCCGAGATGATACGCTATCGCTACGACCCGGCTCTGGCGACGGGAACGGTCGCCGCCGCCGGCACCATCGGCGCTCTGATCCCGCCAAGCATCCTGCTCATCATTTACGGGCTCTTTGCACAGACGCCGATCAGCCATCTTTTTGTCGGCGGGTTCAGCGCCGGCATTTTGACCCTCCTTGGCTATGTCCTGGTTATCATGGTTCGCGCCAAGCTCAATCCCGCGCTCGCCCCGCCTCTCGAGGAGAGGCCGTCCTTTCGTGAGAAGGTCTACGTCCTGCGCGACGTCTGGCCGGTTGCCCTCTTGATCATCGGCGTCTTTGGAGGATTGCTCAGCGGCCTCTTCACCGCAACGGAAGCCGGCGGAGTGGGTGCCGCACTGGCGATTATTATCGGTCTGGCAAGGCGCTCGCTCTCCTACGCTGGGATCAAGAACTCCGTGGTCGAGACGATCGTGACCTCCGCTGCTATTTTCTTCATCTCCATCGGGGCCAGCATGTTGACCCGTTTCCTAGCCTTCAGCGGAGTGGGCGCCTTCCTCACCGATCTCATCGTTGGCCTGGGCCTGGACCATTTCCTGCTGATGCTGGGGATCTCGATCCTCTATCTGTTGCTCGGAATGTTTCTGGAACCGATCGGCGCGATGCTGCTCACATTGCCGGTCGTGCTGCCGATCATCCAGGCTGCCGATCTCAATCTCATCTGGTTTGGCGTGGTGCTGGTGAAGTTTCTGGAGATCGGGATGATCACGCCACCCATTGGACTGAACGTCTTCGTCATCAAGGGGGTCGTCGGAAACCTCGCTTCCACCACGAATATCTTCCGGGGAATCATGTGGTTTCTCTGTGCCGATCTTGTCATCATTGTCATCCTGATGGTGTTTCCAGACATCATCCTGTTCCTGCCTAGCCTGCTGAACCGCTAA
- a CDS encoding LLM class flavin-dependent oxidoreductase produces MEFGIFNLMGYRTGGASTHQILHEAVEMTKLADQGGIGMAWFAEHHFSNYGICASPLIMAAHCAPQTKNIKLATGILVLPLYSPARLVSEIAMVDSLSEGRLVLGIGTGYQPFEFERFGADLSQSKELFTEFVEIIEQGLTQEFVEFRGKHLWLPKTHISARPYGSKPEIWVAGHAPQIHQEAARRGYPMIVNGRFQTIDEVARNRPLLRDVLAGQGVDPDTLHWGLLRYCCVADSREDALDFAENARWQLRVAGALRRREEVQKGHMIMGDTPFPNEQTLEQILDSQMIGDVETCIQRGVEEIRKTGVNHISLYFQLGDYGHDRAMRSLERFITEVIPGIEKELGPLSQVPSAPQPATGSGSTFNRATA; encoded by the coding sequence ATGGAGTTCGGCATTTTCAATTTGATGGGCTATCGCACAGGCGGCGCCTCAACCCACCAGATTCTCCATGAGGCCGTCGAGATGACGAAACTCGCGGACCAGGGCGGCATCGGGATGGCGTGGTTTGCCGAACACCATTTCTCCAATTACGGCATCTGCGCATCGCCGCTCATCATGGCCGCCCATTGCGCGCCACAGACCAAGAACATTAAGCTCGCGACCGGGATTCTGGTCTTGCCTCTCTATTCGCCAGCGAGGCTGGTATCTGAAATCGCCATGGTCGACTCGCTGTCGGAGGGCCGCCTGGTCCTGGGTATCGGCACCGGCTATCAGCCTTTCGAGTTCGAGCGCTTCGGAGCTGACCTCTCCCAGTCGAAGGAGCTGTTCACCGAGTTCGTCGAGATCATCGAGCAGGGGCTGACCCAGGAGTTCGTCGAATTCAGAGGCAAGCATCTGTGGCTGCCCAAGACGCATATCTCGGCGCGGCCATATGGTTCGAAGCCGGAAATCTGGGTTGCAGGCCATGCGCCGCAGATCCATCAGGAGGCCGCACGCCGGGGCTATCCGATGATCGTCAATGGGCGCTTCCAAACAATCGACGAGGTGGCGCGCAACAGGCCGTTGCTTCGGGACGTGCTGGCGGGGCAAGGCGTCGATCCGGACACGCTCCATTGGGGCCTCCTCCGCTATTGCTGTGTCGCTGACAGCCGCGAAGATGCTCTCGACTTCGCCGAGAACGCGCGCTGGCAGTTACGCGTCGCTGGGGCCCTGCGCCGCAGGGAAGAAGTCCAGAAGGGCCATATGATCATGGGAGATACCCCGTTTCCGAACGAGCAGACGCTGGAACAGATCCTCGACAGCCAGATGATCGGCGATGTCGAGACCTGCATCCAGCGAGGGGTCGAAGAGATACGCAAGACCGGCGTCAACCACATCTCGCTTTACTTTCAGCTTGGCGATTACGGCCACGACCGCGCCATGCGCTCGCTCGAGCGGTTCATCACCGAGGTGATTCCGGGCATCGAGAAGGAGCTGGGACCGCTGTCTCAGGTACCCTCCGCGCCACAGCCTGCAACCGGATCAGGTAGCACATTCAACCGAGCGACCGCCTGA
- a CDS encoding TRAP transporter small permease: MFQLGRLLGRTIDVTSFLAGLAVLLMMSQITIDVAGKYLLDIPVPATIAMVSNYYMVVVAFLPLALAERRNDHISVELFTEGLPRPAQRHLHAWTCLFSAIVFGFLAFAGWEEASTKHAIGAFIIERAQRIPVWPSYYLLPIGSALMALTLLYRFLIYLFGAKSGLGQAEINTSADTRDEDTKIRP, encoded by the coding sequence ATGTTTCAACTCGGCCGTCTCCTCGGGCGCACCATCGATGTCACGAGCTTCCTCGCTGGCCTCGCCGTGCTCCTGATGATGTCCCAGATCACCATTGACGTTGCCGGCAAGTACCTCCTCGACATACCTGTTCCCGCAACGATCGCCATGGTGTCCAACTACTACATGGTAGTGGTGGCGTTCCTGCCGTTGGCGCTGGCAGAGCGGCGGAACGATCACATCTCCGTCGAGCTCTTCACCGAAGGCTTGCCACGCCCGGCGCAGCGCCACCTCCATGCCTGGACGTGCCTCTTCTCCGCGATCGTCTTTGGCTTTCTCGCCTTTGCGGGTTGGGAAGAGGCGAGCACGAAACATGCAATCGGGGCGTTCATCATCGAACGGGCCCAGCGCATTCCCGTGTGGCCGTCCTACTACCTGCTGCCGATAGGAAGCGCCTTGATGGCGCTCACTCTCCTGTATCGGTTCCTGATCTATCTGTTCGGGGCAAAGAGCGGTCTCGGGCAAGCAGAGATCAACACCAGCGCCGATACCAGGGACGAAGATACAAAGATTCGCCCATGA